In Tumebacillus amylolyticus, the genomic stretch CATGTAGTACAATTTGGTCGCGTCGCGGTAGTAGGTGTTGATTTTCATCGTGCCGACCGTGCCCACGGCGGGGCCGTCGCCTTGGAGGTTGTTAAAGGCGCGAAGGATCGAGCCGTCTGTCGCGTTGACGACGATCTGCCAGTTGCCCGCAGTGTTTTCACCCAAGTAGTTGACGTTGACGAGGTAGGCGAGCACCGCTTGCTCCCCGACCGGTGCGTAGACGAGCTCTGCTTGGGCCGGGCGGCTCAAGGTGCCCGTGTAACCGGTGTTTGCGACCGCCTTGGAGATCGCAGTCGTCGCATCGAGCGCGGCTTTGGTTGCATTCGGGGTCAGGGCCGCGTAATCGCCGGTGATGCCGACGACGTTGCCGTTTTGCTCGTGTACGATCATCTGGTGATCCAGAACGCGGACGCCGTTGATTTGTTGGTCGAGCTTGGTGTGGGTGACAGACTTCTCGTCGAGATGCGTTTCTTTCGCTTTGAATGCGGAAGCGGCGCGTGTGAAACCGAAGTCCGCTTGGACTTTGTCGAGTGCGTTCAGGGCGCGTTGTTCCGCAGTGGAACCGCTTACATGTCCAATCGTACCGAGCACGTTGTGAACTTTGCCTTGCTCGTCTTTGAGCACTTGCTTGTCCGCCGCACCGGCCGGAAGCGTGAACGCGGAAACAGTCCATGCAGAAAGTACGAGTGTCGCAATCATTTTTTTGTTCATATCTTGAATGACCTCCTATTATTTTATGAATTTAGAATATATGGAAAAAAGACCCTCGTCACTAGGTACGAGGGCCTTTATTTTTTCTGAAACTTTTTAGTTGACGCCGACGGCTGTCCACGCGTTGACAACCGCGTTGTAGACGTCGGAACTTGTGCCGTAGAGAGCCGCTGCTGCTTGGATTGTTGCAGAGCGCGCACCGGAGAAGTCGGTGGACGCGGTCATGTAGTCACGAGACGCGGTGTACCAGACTTTGCCCGCGATGGTGCGGGAGCCGATGGCGGTTGCGAAGTTGTAGAACGCTTTGTTCGGGATGCCGGAGTTGGTGTGAACGCCGCCGTTGTCAGATGTGGTGTTCACGTAGTTGCTCATGTTGTCCGGGTTGCCGTTGAGGGTCGGGTCTGCCATCGAGCGAAGCGAATCTCCTGCGATGTTCGGGGTGTAGATGTCTTCGCCGATCAGCCAGTTTTTGCCCTCGATGACAGACGCCATCGCATCCGACCACGATTCGTTCAGGGCGCCGGACTGGTTGGAGTAGGTGAGATTCGACGTCTTCTCGGTAACGGCATGCGTCAATTCGTGCGCGATGACGTCGAGACCGCCCGCGAAGTTGATGAACGTGGTGCCGTCACCGTCGCCGTACGACATTTGCGTGCCGTCCCAGAACGCGTTGTTGTATTTGCTGCCGTAGTGGACGCCGGAGAGCAACGTGTGCCCGGCGTTGTCGTAGGAGTTGCGGCCGAGTTGGTTTAGGTAGTAGTCATACACAACGCCCGCGTAGTAGTGCGCGTCAACGCCTGCGCGTTGGTTCGCCGTATCCCACACGTTGTCTGCGTCCGTCATGTCCGATTGCAGGAACGAGAATTGCCAGCCTTTGTAGTCGCGGGTGCGGATGACGCCCCCAGTTGCGAACATCGGCTTGCTTTGGTCTTCTAAGTAATACTTGCCGCTCTTGAGCGTGGTGTTGATAGACTTGGAGTCGCCCAAGACACCCGTCCCGGTGCCGGTTGCGTTCTCGATGGTGTTCAGCGCCTGCACGATCGAGCCGTCGGTTGCGTTGACGAAGATCTGCCAGCGGCCCGGTTGGTCGCTTTTGTAAGTGACGTTGACGAGATAGGCGAGCACCGCAACGTCCCCCTGCGGCACGTAGAGAAGTTCGGAGGTGGCAGCTTGGTCGAGTTCACCGGTATAGCCGGTGTGCGCGACCGCTTTGTCAATCGCTTGCTTTGCATCCAGTTTCGCTTGGGTGGCGGTCGGGGTCAAGGCGCTGTAGGTACCGGTTACGCCTTGGACATCGCCGTTGGCTTCATGAACGATCATCTGCTCACCGAACACGCGCAAACCGTTCACGGTGTGGTCGAGTTTGGTATGGGTGGTGCCGTTCTCGTCGAGGTGGGTGTCCTTGGCTTTGAACTTGCCTTGGGCTTTGTCGAAGCCGAAGTCGGCGTTGACTTTGTCCAACGCGCTCAGGGCGCGTGCTTCCGGTGTGGAACCGGACGCTTTGCCGAGTTTGCCGGAGACGGTGTGGACTTTGCCTTTTTCGTTTTTGTACACATGTTTGTCGGATGCCGCCTGGGCAGACAAAGCAAAGGACGAAGTGACGACGGTGGACAGGACGAGAGTCGCGATGAGTTTTTTGTTCACGTTGAAGACCTCCCATGTTGTGATCAGGATGTATAGAAAAAAGACCATACTGCCTGAGGCTGTATGGTCTTTTTTTCTAATGTAGCGATTAGTTGACGCCTACGTTGGTCCAAGCTGTTTGCAGCGCGGAGTAGTAGGAAGACGTCGTGCCGTAGAGAGCGCCGACCGCTTGCAGGGTAGCTGCGCGAGCGCCGGAGAAGTTGGTGGAAGAGGTCATGTAGTCGCGGGAAGCGATGTACCAGACCTTGGATGCGATGGTGCGGGAACCGATCGCGGTTGCGAAGTTGTAGAACGCTTTGTTCGGGATGCCGGAGTTGGTGTGAACGCCGCCGTTGTCTTGGGTGGTGTTCACGTATTGGGACATGTTCTCCGGATCGCCGTAGACGGACGGGTTGGACAGGGAGCGCAGACCGTCTCCCGGGGTGTTCGGGGTGTAGATGTCGTCGCCAACCAACCAGTTGTCGTTTTCGATGGAGACGCCTTGTGCGTCAGACCAGGATTCGTTGAGCGCGCCGGATTGGCCGGAGTAGGTCAGGTTGGAGGTGCGCTCGGTGATGCCGTGGGTGATTTCGTGCGCATCGACGTCGAGGTCGCCGGAGAGCGGGATGAAGGTTACGCCGTCGCCGTCGCCGTAGGTCATCTTGGTGCCATCCCAGAACGCGTTGTTGTAGGAACGGCTGTAGTGAACGCCGGACAGCATGGTGCCGCCGTTGTCGTCAAAGGAGTTGCGGTTGAAGTTCGACAGGTAGTAGTCGTAGACTTTGCCTGCGTAGAAGTGAGCATCGACAGCAGCCGGATCGGTCCAGACGTTGTCCGTGTCGGTGTAGTCGGTCATGG encodes the following:
- a CDS encoding M4 family metallopeptidase, with the translated sequence MNKKLIATLVLSTVVTSSFALSAQAASDKHVYKNEKGKVHTVSGKLGKASGSTPEARALSALDKVNADFGFDKAQGKFKAKDTHLDENGTTHTKLDHTVNGLRVFGEQMIVHEANGDVQGVTGTYSALTPTATQAKLDAKQAIDKAVAHTGYTGELDQAATSELLYVPQGDVAVLAYLVNVTYKSDQPGRWQIFVNATDGSIVQALNTIENATGTGTGVLGDSKSINTTLKSGKYYLEDQSKPMFATGGVIRTRDYKGWQFSFLQSDMTDADNVWDTANQRAGVDAHYYAGVVYDYYLNQLGRNSYDNAGHTLLSGVHYGSKYNNAFWDGTQMSYGDGDGTTFINFAGGLDVIAHELTHAVTEKTSNLTYSNQSGALNESWSDAMASVIEGKNWLIGEDIYTPNIAGDSLRSMADPTLNGNPDNMSNYVNTTSDNGGVHTNSGIPNKAFYNFATAIGSRTIAGKVWYTASRDYMTASTDFSGARSATIQAAAALYGTSSDVYNAVVNAWTAVGVN